A region from the Lolium perenne isolate Kyuss_39 chromosome 4, Kyuss_2.0, whole genome shotgun sequence genome encodes:
- the LOC127349128 gene encoding putative cyclin-dependent kinase F-2, with protein sequence MAACKRPAAVLDAGHATTTQGSSAACKRSRHSVRSSDEYEVVARLGKGGFGVVVQARHRVTGKTVAIKYAAELEQEASFLEACSGNPYVVGFEGLMRDHATGGHCLAMEYVAAPSLHAFLWERRHQPPLPEPKVRAFMWKLLTGTKMMHDRHVVHRDIKPANILVGQDGELVKMCDLGLALHMSDSPPYSQVGTVPYMAPEMLLHKPDYDALVDTWSLGCVMAEMLTGKTLFHDDDDDDSHQDKFDDTTHIVQLWSIFRVLGMPDDRTWPEFKSLPLTAKFQQLLPGGLNHNRLRDMFPEERLSEQGFQVLQGLLTCNPDKRLTAAKALKHPWFTAPRPSVAAAKAEALPLRRKKTPGFLVALAAALKAQQV encoded by the coding sequence ATGGCCGCTTGCAAGCGTCCCGCCGCCGTACTCGACGCCGGCCACGCGACGACCACCCAAGGATCATCGGCCGCCTGCAAGAGGAGCCGTCACAGCGTCAGAAGCTCGGATGAGTACGAGGTGGTGGCCCGCCTCGGCAAGGGCGGCTTCGGCGTTGTCGTCCAGGCGCGCCACCGCGTCACCGGCAAGACCGTCGCCATCAAGTACGCCGCCGAGCTGGAGCAGGAGGCCAGCTTCCTGGAGGCCTGCAGCGGTAACCCGTACGTGGTCGGCTTCGAGGGCCTGATGCGCGACCACGCCACCGGCGGTCACTGCCTCGCCATGGAGTACGTGGCCGCGCCGAGCCTCCATGCCTTCTTGTGGGAGAGGCGCCACCAACCGCCGCTACCGGAACCAAAGGTGCGCGCCTTCATGTGGAAGCTCCTGACCGGGACCAAGATGATGCACGACCGCCACGTGGTCCACCGCGACATCAAGCCGGCCAACATCCTCGTCGGCCAAGACGGCGAACTCGTGAAGATGTGCGACCTCGGGCTCGCGCTCCACATGTCCGACTCGCCGCCGTACTCCCAGGTCGGCACCGTCCCCTACATGGCGCCGGAAATGCTGCTGCACAAGCCGGACTACGACGCGCTCGTGGACACCTGGTCGCTCGGGTGCGTCATGGCCGAGATGCTCACCGGCAAGACTCTGttccacgacgacgacgatgacgacagcCACCAGGACAAGTTCGACGATACAACTCACATAGTCCAGCTCTGGAGTATCTTCCGAGTGCTCGGCATGCCCGACGACCGGACGTGGCCGGAGTTCAAGTCCCTGCCGCTCACCGCCAAGTTTCAGCAGCTGCTACCCGGGGGGCTCAATCACAACAGGCTGCGGGATATGTTCCCTGAAGAGAGGCTGTCAGAGCAAGGATTCCAGGTGTTGCAAGGGCTTCTCACCTGCAATCCCGACAAGCGACTCACGGCGGCCAAGGCGCTCAAGCACCCATGGTTCACGGCTCCTCGTCCCTCTGTCGCCGCTGCAAAGGCTGAAGCTTTGCCGTTGCGGAGAAAGAAGACGCCAGGCTTCTTGGTTGCACTAGCGGCGGCATTGAAAGCACAACAGGTGTAA